In Astyanax mexicanus isolate ESR-SI-001 chromosome 17, AstMex3_surface, whole genome shotgun sequence, a single window of DNA contains:
- the LOC111193953 gene encoding protein FAM216A, with product FTFTAIINRIERITKQNPSPAETSVVLSPFQHPCLTPGQKRYLFTAAKAHSKDHVRKLICQHYLNVLHRSTSTGVDHTRDIAFINPPPDPELHPTAEEKSRGSGRDAGGGKAKGKAESRKRLILPKINSHRKRSRPHQKSNARKSTPLRRNRHRGSVGTISVFRQVMCINASLSVFSSAHAQHHKTTKPQNPHF from the exons TTTACCTTCACTGCCATTATAAACCGTATTGAACGCATAACAAAACAGAACCCAAGCCCTGCAGAGACGAGTGTTGTACTTTCTCCGTTTCAGCACCCATGCCTGACGCCAGGACAAAAGCGTTATTTGTTCACGGCGGCTAAAGCCCACAGCAAGGATCACGTGCGAAAGCTGATATGCCAGCATTACCTGAACGTGTTACACAGATCCACCAGCACAG GTGTCGATCACACAAGAGATATAGCTTTCATAAATCCTCCACCAGACCCAGAGCTCCACCCAACTGCAGAGGAGAAGAGCAGAGGCTCAGGCAGAGACGCCGGAGGAGGAAAAGCTAAAGGAAAAGCCGAGAGCAGGAAGAGGCTGATTCTACCCAAAATCAACAGCCATCGAAAAAG ATCAAGACCTCATCAGAAATCCAACGCAAGAAAATCAACGCCTCTCAGAAGAAACAGACACCGCGGCTCAGTAGGTACGATCTCAGTCTTCCGGCAAGTCATGTGCATTAATGCCTCATTGAGTGTTTTTAGCTCCGCCCATGCTCAGCACCACAAAACCACAAAACCCCAAAACCCACATTTTTAA
- the vps29 gene encoding vacuolar protein sorting-associated protein 29 isoform X2, translated as MLVLVLGDLHIPHRCNTLPAKFKKLLVPGKIQHILCTGNLCTKESYDYLKTLAGDVHIVRGDFDENLNYPEQKVVTVGQFKIGLIHGHQVIPWGDMASLALLQRQLDVDILISGHTHKFEAFENENKFYINPGSATGAYNALESNIIPSFVLMDIQASTVVTYVYQLIGDDVKVERIEYKKS; from the exons atg TTGGTCCTGGTATTAGGTGATCTGCACATTCCACACCGATGCAACACTTTACCAGCCAAGTTCAAGAAGCTGCTGGTTCCAGGCAAGATCCAGCACATCCTCTGCACTGGAAACCTCTGCACCAAGGAGAGCTACGACTACCTGAAGACGCTGGCTGGAGACGTGCACATCGTCAGAGGAGACTTCGATGAG AACCTGAACTACCCGGAGCAGAAGGTGGTGACTGTGGGACAGTTTAAGATCGGGCTGATCCACGGGCACCAGGTGATCCCCTGGGGGGACATGGCCAGTCTCGCTCTGCTCCAGAGACAGCTGGACGTGGACATCCTCATCTCCGGCCACACGCACAAGTTCGAGGCTTTTGAGAACGAGAACAAATTCTACATTAACCCCGGCTCAGCTACGGGAGCCTATAATGCACTGGAGAG CAACATCATCCCATCCTTCGTTTTGATGGACATCCAAGCGTCCACAGTCGTCACGTACGTGTACCAGCTCATCGGCGACGATGTGAAAGTTGAGAGAATCGAATACAAGAAGTCATAA
- the vps29 gene encoding vacuolar protein sorting-associated protein 29 isoform X1, translating into MIDFILILSTKYFSFLFCLTSSCVVFPLFVIMHHFDLSMSLFHHHHSSSSSCSPTAPHPVSHPVSNQPRCTQAGHRLVLVLGDLHIPHRCNTLPAKFKKLLVPGKIQHILCTGNLCTKESYDYLKTLAGDVHIVRGDFDENLNYPEQKVVTVGQFKIGLIHGHQVIPWGDMASLALLQRQLDVDILISGHTHKFEAFENENKFYINPGSATGAYNALESNIIPSFVLMDIQASTVVTYVYQLIGDDVKVERIEYKKS; encoded by the exons ATGATTGATTTCATATTAATTTTGTCCACTAAATATTTCAGTTTCCTTTTCTGTCTCACATCATCTTGTGTTGTTTTTCCTTTGTTTGTGATTATGCATCATTTTGATCTCTCAATGTCCCTCTTCCACCACcaccactcctcctcctcctcctgctcacccACTGCACCCCATCCTGTCTCCCATCCTGTCTCCAATCAACCGCGTTGTACTCAGGCTGGTCACAGA TTGGTCCTGGTATTAGGTGATCTGCACATTCCACACCGATGCAACACTTTACCAGCCAAGTTCAAGAAGCTGCTGGTTCCAGGCAAGATCCAGCACATCCTCTGCACTGGAAACCTCTGCACCAAGGAGAGCTACGACTACCTGAAGACGCTGGCTGGAGACGTGCACATCGTCAGAGGAGACTTCGATGAG AACCTGAACTACCCGGAGCAGAAGGTGGTGACTGTGGGACAGTTTAAGATCGGGCTGATCCACGGGCACCAGGTGATCCCCTGGGGGGACATGGCCAGTCTCGCTCTGCTCCAGAGACAGCTGGACGTGGACATCCTCATCTCCGGCCACACGCACAAGTTCGAGGCTTTTGAGAACGAGAACAAATTCTACATTAACCCCGGCTCAGCTACGGGAGCCTATAATGCACTGGAGAG CAACATCATCCCATCCTTCGTTTTGATGGACATCCAAGCGTCCACAGTCGTCACGTACGTGTACCAGCTCATCGGCGACGATGTGAAAGTTGAGAGAATCGAATACAAGAAGTCATAA
- the gtf3c5 gene encoding general transcription factor 3C polypeptide 5, translated as MEEETGDRPATASTAILALPDTKLVCVEYPGFVKNVDKMLDSIGGEQGLSKTYSDSSKRLELRYRPKDPYCHPVCGNRFSSTNLLIRVCRRRRKGSNEEGHMSIEVLGLIETTYKFQGMADFQYLATQNEPGGSQVSLYDKVVLRKPEKKEFFDQPVPLFLPPPIFSRLDNPVDYFYRPDVIHREGNITSLLSRENLIGPNRARRPHNAIFVGFDDKSVPSEPLEAAKLNWNKNSIHHSDVKAEQEVRKLFERRPVWSRNAVKANVDIHPEKLKLLLPYLAYYMVTGPWRSMWVRFGYDPRKNPDAKIYQVLDFRIRCGMKHGFGVNDMPVKAKRSAYHYSLPTTVNKAVPQPASLKEITQDGTSSPGFKASSSKYMLKESAYVFREGMLPPYRQMFYQLCDLEVDKIKSIIHKNDGQEEQCDERDGWCMPRTADELRDIISSMITQVVRAKRPALSTPKLKPVRAGRKVEESDEEEDDEDEEDYKPSEGSENEMETEMLDYM; from the exons ATGGAAGAAGAGACAGGAGACAGACCAGCTACAGCCAGCACAGCAATACTGGCTTTACCGGACACTAAACTAGTGTGTGTTGAATATCCAGGCTTCGTTAAAAATGTGGACAAAATGCTGGACAGCATTGGAGGAGAGCAAGGACTGTCCaag ACATATTCAGATTCATCAAAGCGACTTGAACTGCGGTACCGGCCCAAGGATCCGTACTGTCACCCTGTGTGCGGAAACCGCTTTTCCTCCACCAACCTGCTGATCAGAGTGTGTCGCAGGAGACGCAAAGGGAGCAACGAGGAGGGTCACATGAGCATCGAGGTGCTGGGCCTCATAGAGACGACTTACAAATTTCAAG gaaTGGCAGACTTTCAGTACCTTGCTACGCAGAATGAGCCAGGTGGCTCCCAGGTGTCTCTGTACGACAAGGTCGTTTTGCGCAAACCTGAGAAGAAGGAATTCTTTGACCAGCCGGTTCCACTTTTCCTGCCACCACCCATCTTCTCTCGTCTGGACAATCCTGTGGATTATTTCTACAGGCCAGATGTGATACACAG AGAAGGAAACATAACATCTTTACTATCAAGAGAGAACCTGATTGGTCCGAATCGAGCTCGAAGGCCTCATAACGCCATTTTCGTTGGATTTGATGACAAAAGTGTGCCGTCTGAGCCTCTGGAGGCGGCTAAACTCAACTGGAATAAGAACTCCATCCATCACAGTGATGTGAAGGCAGAGCAGGAAGTCAGAAAG CTGTTTGAGAGACGACCCGTTTGGTCCCGCAACGCCGTTAAAGCCAATGTGGACATTCATCCCGaaaagctgaagctgctgctcCCCTACCTGGCTTATTATATG GTAACTGGGCCGTGGAGAAGTATGTGGGTGAGGTTTGGATACGACCCTCGTAAAAACCCAGACGCTAAAATCTACCAGGTTCTGGACTTCAGGATCCGCTGTGGTATGAAACATG gATTTGGAGTGAATGATATGCCAGTAAAGGCTAAAAGAAGTGCTTACCACTACAGCCTTCCAACCACAGTCAACAAGGCCG TTCCTCAGCCAGCCAGCCTGAAGGAAATCACTCAGGATGGCACTTCATCTCCAGGCTTCAAAGCTTCATCATCAAAATACATGCTGAAG GAGTCAGCTTATGTATTCCGGGAGGGAATGCTGCCCCCTTATCGACAGATGTTTTACCAGCTGTGTGATCTGGAAGTCGACAA AATTAAGAGCATCATCCATAAGAACGATGGGCAGGAGGAGCAGTGTGATGAGCGGGACGGCTGGTGCATGCCCCGCACCGCAGACGAGCTCAGAGACATCATCTCCTCCATGATCACGCAGGTCGTACGAGCCAAGAGACcgg